The sequence GGTCAAAAAAATTTCAAAATAGTCCATAACAGGGCTAAGTCTGGAGTCAATTTCTAGCTCCAGGACGATCGTCCTTTTTTCCTCCTCGACGCGCAAGAAGGAGCGCTCAACAGCAAAGTTAACGCGGTCATGAATATCAAAGCTGGTGCGCTCCGGGTTTCTTACCCTCGTCCGGTGGACGTCCGATTTATCTGCAAGAATCAGAGCAGCCGCAACATTGCTGACAGGTTGTCCTGTCTGCTCGTCATGGTTTCCGATGGCTGCAACAATTGTGCTGATCTCGTCGGGTTCCATTCCTAACCTGTCCAAGATAAAATAAGCAAGAACGGCTCCGGACCAGTGGTGGCCGTTCCTGTTTACAACATTTCCGATATCATGAAGATACCCCGCGATGGAAGCCAGTTGGGCTTCCCGCTGGGGATAACCAAGTCTTTTCATCACATTATAAGCAATATTGGCCACTAAATTAAGATGCCGGAAGCCGTGCTCGGTAAACCCGATGACTCCAAGATTTTCGTTTCCAACGCGGATCAAAGAATCGACATAGACGTCTTTTTTTACATCATCCAATGTTACCAGGTTTCCTTGCACTTTGTCTACTCCTCATTTGATTGAAAATCA comes from Bacillota bacterium and encodes:
- a CDS encoding HD domain-containing protein, which gives rise to MVTLDDVKKDVYVDSLIRVGNENLGVIGFTEHGFRHLNLVANIAYNVMKRLGYPQREAQLASIAGYLHDIGNVVNRNGHHWSGAVLAYFILDRLGMEPDEISTIVAAIGNHDEQTGQPVSNVAAALILADKSDVHRTRVRNPERTSFDIHDRVNFAVERSFLRVEEEKRTIVLELEIDSRLSPVMDYFEIFLTRMIMCRRAANFLGCRFGLQINGNKLL